CTCATGCGGATTTCTGTCACACCGTCTCCTTTCAGGGTGTCCTGGACAAACCTGGCCTCCACGGCCATCTGGACCTGGGGGACAGTGGGAAAATAAAGGGGCAGCTGCCTAGCCACAGGCTCTGGGAACCACGGGGGACAAGGCTCTAACTGACTCATCCGCAGCAGTCCCAACGAGGGCGCTGCTCTCCGGCAAGAACAAGACTGCCAATTCCAATGCTCCCTTGTAGAAAGCAGTGGCCCTGACCCTAAGGACGGATTGAGCAAAGAACCACCACAGGTGAGATTGGCGCCACATGAGCCAACCTGGGAACGGACGGTCCTGGGCTTTGGGGGCTGACGGCACCACCGTCAGGGAGGGTCATCACCACGGAGAGGCATCCAACTTGGAACCTGTGCTCAGCAGCATCACATCTCAGGCAGCCAAGTGCTGAGGTGAGCCAgggcctttcttctctctctctctctctctctctctctctctctcattcattcaaacatttaCCAAGCCCCTACTGCACCTCGGGTGTGCCAGAAGGGAAAGAGCTGCACTCACCATCTCCAAGGCTCCCCGCAACACCCCACACAAGAGATTGGAATAAATAAGGGATGAGTGGTTATCAGGAAGTTCCACAAAGTCCACCAAGgggttattttccaaaatgaggGAGAATTCGTCACCAGCTGGGCTCCAATTGGTGATGCTTGGAGTGATGCCCAAGTACATCTTGAACGCCACCTGTCAGGGGACACACAACAGCACCgtgggggaagggcagcaggGGCTGCACAGCAGGGAAGCTGCTGGGCCTGGTGAAGGAGAGTTAGGTGGCTCGGGAACAAAACTGTAGCCTCTGCAAACACCGGGGCTTTAGGTATTCAgggcaaaaaaggaaaagcatcttTGCATAATTCCACAGCCCACTCCTTCAAGGCCTCATACGATCAGGGAACGCATTGACCACCTCCACTTCTGACGGGGCTGGCTTCCCAGAACCACCATATGGGGGCCCAGCCCACTGCCCTGTCCTCTGTGCTATCCTGAACCCTTCTTGAAAGCAAATACAGGTCACTGAGGCACAATTAGTCTGAAGACACCCTTCCCTCTATCCACCCTCCCAGTAACAAATCTTCACAGAGCTAAAGCTCTCTTCACTGTCAGCCCTCTCTATGATTTGGGCCAGCTTGCTCTACAACAGAAAGAATCAACCTTTAGGTGCCAGATGCCACAAACCTAGAGGcgttttatcatttattattaagTCTACAAAATGTAACACTACTATTATCAATAGCGACCATTTCCTACAAGCGCACTACGTGAAGTGCATTCATTTCACCCGAGAGCTCATGCTTATTATTTCATTGACTCCTTACAACCACCCTGTGAGGTAGCTCctagtttcttttaaagatgaggTAAGTGGTAATTAGAAAGGTTAAAAGTAACTTACCCTTAACTAGAAAGGACTGGAGCCAGAATATGAAGCCAGGTTTGTCTGAGTCCAAAGTCTGTATTCTTTACCCCATGCTACCCTACTACATCTTCGCAGTCGAGATCTGTCTTTGACTTCACGGGGGCTTTCATCCACCTGGATGATCCCAACCACTCTTCCCTCTTCATAATCTGTGCTATTCCCAAACCACCAGGAAGGCTTGTTTGGCCCAGACAGCTGCCTGACTAGTCTTTCGGAATACTAAGGGCCCCTctaagggagatggagagagtggTAAGT
This region of Vulpes lagopus strain Blue_001 chromosome 23, ASM1834538v1, whole genome shotgun sequence genomic DNA includes:
- the TRAPPC3 gene encoding trafficking protein particle complex subunit 3 isoform X2, giving the protein MSSELFTLTYGALVTQLCKDYENDEDVNKQLDKMGYNIGVRLIEDFLARSNVGRCHDFRETADVIAKVAFKMYLGITPSITNWSPAGDEFSLILENNPLVDFVELPDNHSSLIYSNLLCGVLRGALEMVQMAVEARFVQDTLKGDGVTEIRMRFIRRIEDNLPAGEE